Proteins co-encoded in one Dehalococcoidia bacterium genomic window:
- a CDS encoding HAMP domain-containing histidine kinase, with amino-acid sequence MTPLVNPEGEIVSIIAQGRDITQELEAERLKKEFTSTLSHELRTPLTSIIGSLQLVNSGVMGELDTEVLELTVVAERNAQRLLDLINDLLDIEKIESGKLTLAPEPLALEDVLREALVLNRAFGERFRVRFELRGAPSPVRVYADRKRLLQVLTNLLSNAAKFSPEGGTVEV; translated from the coding sequence GTGACTCCGCTCGTGAATCCCGAGGGCGAAATCGTTTCCATCATTGCGCAAGGGCGGGACATCACGCAGGAGCTGGAGGCTGAGCGCCTGAAGAAGGAGTTCACTTCGACGTTGTCGCACGAACTGCGCACGCCGCTCACTTCGATCATCGGCTCGCTGCAACTGGTCAATTCGGGAGTGATGGGCGAGCTTGACACGGAGGTCCTCGAACTTACGGTCGTCGCCGAGCGCAACGCCCAGCGCCTGCTCGACCTGATCAACGACCTCCTCGACATCGAGAAGATCGAGTCGGGCAAGCTCACGCTCGCGCCCGAGCCGCTCGCGCTGGAGGATGTGCTGCGCGAGGCGCTGGTGCTCAATCGGGCGTTCGGCGAGCGCTTCCGCGTGCGCTTCGAGCTGCGCGGCGCTCCTTCCCCGGTGCGGGTGTACGCCGACCGCAAGCGCCTGCTACAGGTGCTCACCAACCTGCTATCGAACGCCGCGAAGTTCTCGCCCGAGGGCGGCACCGTCGAGGT